The proteins below come from a single Acidovorax sp. NCPPB 4044 genomic window:
- the kdgD gene encoding 5-dehydro-4-deoxyglucarate dehydratase produces the protein MQPQELKTIMGSGLLSFPLTDFDSEGNFNARGYAERLEWLAPYGASALFAAGGTGEFFSLTAEEYPAIIETAVQTCRGKVPIIAGAGGPTRFAIQCAQAAEKAGAHGILLLPHYLTEAGQEGLAAHVEAVCKSVKFGVIVYNRGQSRFAPETLARLAERNANLVGFKDGVGDIELMNSIYMKMGDRFAYLGGLPTAEVYAAAYKALGTPVYSSAVFNFIPKTAMDFYHAVAADDQATQHRLLRDFFMPYLELRNRVQGYAVSIVKAGAKIVGHDAGPVRAPLTDLKADEVEALKALIDKLGPQ, from the coding sequence ATGCAACCTCAAGAACTCAAGACCATCATGGGCTCCGGCCTGCTGTCGTTCCCGCTGACCGACTTCGACAGCGAAGGCAACTTCAACGCCCGCGGCTACGCCGAGCGCCTGGAATGGCTCGCGCCCTACGGCGCCAGCGCGCTCTTCGCGGCCGGTGGCACGGGCGAGTTCTTCTCGCTCACGGCCGAGGAATACCCCGCCATCATCGAGACCGCCGTGCAGACCTGCCGCGGCAAGGTGCCGATCATCGCCGGCGCGGGCGGCCCGACCCGCTTCGCCATCCAGTGCGCCCAGGCGGCCGAGAAGGCCGGTGCCCACGGCATCCTGCTGCTGCCGCACTACCTCACCGAAGCGGGCCAGGAAGGCCTGGCCGCCCACGTCGAGGCGGTCTGCAAGAGCGTGAAGTTCGGCGTCATCGTCTACAACCGCGGCCAGAGCCGCTTCGCGCCCGAGACGCTCGCGCGCCTGGCCGAGCGCAACGCCAACCTGGTGGGCTTCAAGGACGGCGTGGGCGACATCGAGCTGATGAACTCCATCTACATGAAGATGGGCGACCGCTTCGCCTACCTGGGCGGGCTGCCCACGGCGGAGGTGTATGCGGCGGCCTACAAGGCGCTGGGCACGCCGGTGTATTCGTCGGCGGTGTTCAACTTCATCCCCAAGACGGCGATGGACTTCTACCACGCGGTGGCGGCCGACGACCAGGCCACGCAGCACCGCCTGCTGCGCGACTTCTTCATGCCGTACCTGGAGCTGCGCAACCGCGTGCAGGGCTACGCGGTGAGCATCGTGAAAGCGGGCGCGAAGATCGTCGGCCACGACGCAGGCCCGGTGCGCGCGCCGCTCACCGATCTCAAGGCCGATGAGGTCGAGGCGCTCAAGGCACTTATCGACAAGCTCGGCCCGCAATGA
- a CDS encoding LacI family DNA-binding transcriptional regulator, with the protein MPSRASASPPSPALPASARAAVTLREVAERAGVSMITVSRVLKTPAQVSEATRERVQEAVATLGYVPNLVAGGLRSSRSHLVMALVPTTRGQLFGEMIQSLTDALHARGFQVMFGEVGYAASREDELLRAIVGRRPDGIVLTGVMHSTEGRRLLLASGIPVVETWDTTPTPIDMLVGLSHERLGEAVCAYLHGRGHRQLAVLSGDDDRAMRRQQGFSEAARQRGLPAPAVHWGPAPTSHAEGRTGLAALLERTPRIDAVFCSSDMLALGVLTEARARGISVPGDLAVVGFGDIEFAATQSPSLTTVRIDGTRIGETAARFIADRAEGRAVAEPSVDIGFSIMERESA; encoded by the coding sequence ATGCCCTCCCGCGCCAGCGCTTCCCCGCCTTCCCCCGCCCTCCCCGCCAGCGCCCGCGCAGCCGTCACCCTGCGGGAGGTGGCCGAGCGGGCCGGGGTCTCGATGATCACGGTCTCCCGCGTGCTGAAGACGCCCGCGCAGGTCAGCGAAGCGACGCGCGAACGCGTGCAGGAGGCCGTGGCCACGCTGGGCTACGTGCCCAACCTCGTGGCCGGCGGGCTGCGCTCCTCGCGCAGCCACCTCGTGATGGCGCTGGTGCCCACCACGCGCGGCCAGCTGTTCGGGGAAATGATCCAGTCGCTCACCGACGCGCTGCACGCACGCGGCTTCCAGGTGATGTTCGGCGAAGTCGGCTACGCGGCCTCGCGCGAGGACGAACTGCTGCGCGCCATCGTGGGCCGGCGGCCCGACGGCATCGTGCTCACGGGCGTGATGCACTCGACCGAAGGGCGCCGCCTGCTGCTGGCCTCCGGCATTCCCGTGGTGGAGACCTGGGACACCACGCCCACCCCCATCGACATGCTGGTGGGGCTCTCGCACGAGCGCCTGGGCGAGGCGGTGTGCGCCTACCTGCACGGGCGCGGGCACCGGCAGCTCGCCGTGCTGAGCGGCGACGACGACCGCGCCATGCGCCGCCAGCAGGGGTTTTCGGAAGCGGCCCGCCAGCGGGGGCTGCCCGCGCCCGCGGTGCACTGGGGGCCGGCCCCCACGTCGCATGCCGAAGGGCGCACCGGCCTGGCCGCGCTGCTGGAGCGCACGCCGCGCATCGATGCGGTGTTCTGCAGCTCGGACATGCTGGCCCTGGGCGTGCTCACGGAAGCCCGCGCACGCGGCATCTCCGTGCCGGGCGACCTGGCCGTGGTGGGCTTCGGCGACATCGAATTCGCGGCCACCCAGTCGCCCAGCCTGACCACGGTGCGCATCGACGGCACGCGCATCGGCGAGACCGCCGCGCGCTTCATCGCCGACCGCGCCGAGGGCCGTGCGGTGGCCGAGCCGAGCGTGGACATCGGCTTCTCGATCATGGAGCGCGAAAGCGCCTGA
- the xopQ gene encoding type III secretion system effector XopQ has translation MGGPLAGLRQMGAAGGAGALLAPARTLALRTALPRLLFAALWSSSAAGRQPPSARLTPDETAVLKRLDEQRPAQPKDCILFSDPNKDPDDVVSFVIGKPLEARGHVRIGHVVTTLGPSPVRAARAELARGVFDSLGMPQVAVSAGRDYDIGHRAADHGIFLPRGESLRARPPRPTDADSRQHASQTLDRAEGPVTLVAIAGMTDASALLREHEALVREKVGRIVVMGGIDAARDSAGFVQPDDRAYNNHTDLPAARDFYRLAQEYGIPLRIVTKEAAYQAAVPPQFYESLGQSGHRVGTYLEAIQRDSLQQLWQGIASGEIDKLDKRWFYDTFVARTAEDGADPPAFDDWKRDTEASPAAVWEHVSRLNLYDPLTLLAAVDGPSRMLFQPEVVRQQGSAVVEMIGAGQVAAPDDARTLMSALAKASLQG, from the coding sequence ATGGGCGGACCATTGGCCGGCCTGCGCCAGATGGGCGCCGCAGGCGGCGCGGGGGCCCTGCTGGCGCCGGCACGCACCCTCGCCTTGCGCACGGCGCTCCCAAGGCTGCTGTTCGCCGCGCTCTGGAGCAGCAGCGCCGCGGGCCGGCAGCCACCGTCGGCGCGGCTCACTCCGGACGAGACGGCGGTGCTCAAGCGCCTGGACGAACAGCGCCCCGCACAGCCGAAGGATTGCATCCTCTTCAGCGACCCCAACAAGGACCCGGACGATGTCGTGTCCTTCGTCATCGGCAAACCGCTGGAAGCCAGGGGCCATGTGCGGATCGGCCACGTCGTCACCACGCTGGGCCCGTCCCCCGTCCGCGCCGCGCGGGCAGAGCTGGCCCGCGGCGTGTTCGATTCGCTCGGCATGCCGCAGGTGGCGGTGTCGGCCGGGCGGGATTACGACATCGGCCACCGGGCGGCCGACCACGGCATCTTCCTGCCCAGGGGCGAGAGCCTGCGTGCGCGGCCGCCCCGGCCGACGGACGCGGACAGTCGCCAGCACGCGAGCCAGACCCTGGACCGGGCCGAAGGTCCGGTGACGCTGGTCGCCATCGCCGGCATGACCGACGCGAGCGCACTGCTGCGGGAGCATGAGGCGCTCGTGCGCGAGAAGGTCGGGCGCATCGTGGTCATGGGGGGTATCGACGCGGCGCGGGACAGCGCGGGCTTCGTCCAACCGGATGACCGCGCGTACAACAACCACACCGACCTGCCCGCCGCCCGGGACTTCTACCGGCTTGCCCAGGAATACGGCATTCCCCTGCGCATCGTCACCAAGGAGGCCGCCTACCAGGCCGCGGTGCCGCCGCAGTTCTACGAATCGCTGGGCCAGTCGGGCCACCGCGTGGGAACCTACCTGGAGGCGATCCAGCGCGACTCGCTGCAGCAACTGTGGCAGGGCATCGCGAGTGGCGAGATCGACAAGCTCGACAAGCGGTGGTTCTACGACACCTTCGTCGCGCGCACAGCGGAGGACGGCGCCGACCCACCGGCCTTCGATGACTGGAAGCGCGACACCGAGGCCTCGCCCGCCGCGGTCTGGGAACACGTGAGCCGGCTGAACCTGTACGACCCCCTGACGCTGCTGGCGGCCGTGGACGGTCCCTCCAGGATGCTCTTCCAGCCGGAGGTGGTGCGGCAGCAAGGCAGCGCGGTCGTCGAGATGATCGGCGCCGGCCAGGTCGCCGCGCCGGACGATGCCCGCACGCTCATGTCCGCACTCGCCAAGGCCTCGCTCCAGGGCTGA
- a CDS encoding alpha/beta hydrolase: MPIEAIIGARRALRAGAALAALCGALAAQAAGGTAADRAAERADGFGPSGAPWAPPAGMGFLHDVPYGADPRQRMDVYLPPHPRGAPVVFMVHGGAWRYGDKSGATVVRNKVEHWVPRGAVLVSVNYRMLPDAGPLAQVQDVARALAEAQRLAPRWGADPGRFVAMGHSAGAHLVALLAASPALQHAAGAQPVRATVALDSAAMDVPRLMRARHPPLYDRAFGRDPAHWADASPAQRLQQAAPPLLAVCSSRRAIACDQAYRLAAQAQSLGMRAEVLPQDLDHRGTNEQLGLPGAYTGAVDAFLQSVGAAP, translated from the coding sequence ATGCCCATCGAAGCGATCATCGGAGCGAGGAGGGCGCTGCGCGCCGGCGCGGCGCTGGCAGCGCTGTGCGGTGCGTTGGCCGCGCAGGCGGCCGGCGGCACGGCAGCCGACCGGGCCGCCGAACGTGCGGACGGCTTCGGGCCCTCCGGCGCGCCCTGGGCGCCGCCCGCGGGCATGGGCTTCCTGCACGACGTGCCCTATGGCGCCGATCCGCGCCAGCGCATGGACGTGTACCTGCCGCCCCATCCGCGCGGGGCACCGGTGGTCTTCATGGTGCACGGCGGCGCCTGGCGCTACGGCGACAAGTCCGGCGCCACCGTGGTGCGCAACAAGGTGGAGCACTGGGTGCCGCGCGGCGCGGTGCTCGTGTCCGTCAACTATCGCATGCTGCCGGACGCCGGGCCGCTGGCCCAGGTGCAGGACGTGGCGCGGGCGCTGGCCGAGGCGCAGCGCCTCGCGCCCCGCTGGGGTGCGGACCCGGGCCGCTTCGTCGCCATGGGCCACTCGGCCGGCGCGCACCTGGTCGCGCTGCTGGCCGCCTCGCCCGCGCTGCAGCACGCAGCGGGCGCGCAACCCGTGCGGGCCACGGTGGCGCTCGACAGCGCCGCCATGGACGTGCCCCGCCTCATGCGGGCGCGCCATCCGCCGCTCTACGACCGCGCGTTCGGCCGGGACCCCGCGCACTGGGCCGATGCCTCGCCCGCCCAGCGCCTGCAGCAGGCGGCGCCGCCACTGCTGGCGGTGTGCTCCAGCCGCCGGGCCATCGCCTGCGACCAGGCCTACCGGCTCGCGGCCCAGGCCCAGTCGCTGGGCATGCGCGCCGAGGTGCTGCCGCAGGATCTGGACCACCGCGGCACGAACGAACAGCTCGGCCTGCCGGGCGCCTACACCGGCGCGGTGGATGCCTTCCTGCAGTCGGTGGGGGCCGCGCCATGA
- a CDS encoding DUF429 domain-containing protein has product MAVPVPATGPQLVGCDFSSSPSRRKPIVLARGHERGGRVSLAGLERFETLDSFGRWLAAPGAWVGGFDLPFGLPRGLLAALGWPMEWPASMAHYRSLTRPQIRDAFAAFCAARPVGAKFAHRATDGPAGSSPSMKWVNPPVAYMLHAGVPLLIDAGVHLPGLQSGDPARVALEAYPGLLAREILGRRSYKSDDAARQTAERFIVRKDLIAGLEAGATRLGLRLALTHAQRDALAGDASGDSLDAVLCLVQAAWAARCHAQGDPLYGLPAGLDPLEGWIATAPFPAPLPAP; this is encoded by the coding sequence ATGGCTGTTCCCGTGCCCGCCACCGGCCCGCAGCTCGTCGGCTGCGATTTCTCCAGTAGCCCCAGCCGGCGCAAGCCCATCGTGCTCGCGCGCGGGCACGAGCGCGGCGGCCGCGTGTCGCTGGCGGGGCTGGAGCGTTTCGAGACGCTGGATTCCTTCGGCCGCTGGCTGGCCGCGCCCGGCGCCTGGGTAGGTGGGTTCGACCTGCCATTCGGGCTGCCGCGCGGCCTGCTGGCGGCGCTCGGATGGCCGATGGAGTGGCCCGCCAGCATGGCGCACTACCGCAGCCTGACCCGCCCGCAGATCCGCGATGCGTTCGCCGCGTTCTGCGCGGCGCGGCCAGTGGGAGCCAAGTTCGCGCACCGCGCCACCGATGGGCCGGCCGGGTCGAGCCCGTCGATGAAATGGGTGAACCCGCCGGTCGCCTACATGCTGCATGCCGGCGTGCCGCTGCTGATCGATGCCGGCGTGCACCTGCCGGGGCTGCAGTCGGGCGACCCGGCGCGCGTGGCGCTGGAGGCCTACCCGGGCCTGCTGGCGCGCGAGATCCTGGGCCGCCGCAGCTACAAGAGCGACGACGCGGCCCGGCAGACCGCCGAACGCTTCATCGTGCGCAAGGACCTCATCGCGGGCCTGGAAGCCGGCGCCACGCGCCTGGGTCTGCGGCTGGCGCTCACCCATGCCCAGCGCGATGCGCTGGCCGGCGACGCGAGCGGCGACAGCCTCGATGCCGTGCTGTGCCTCGTGCAGGCGGCCTGGGCCGCGCGCTGCCATGCGCAGGGCGACCCGCTCTACGGCCTGCCCGCCGGCCTGGACCCGCTTGAAGGCTGGATCGCCACCGCGCCCTTTCCCGCACCCCTTCCCGCACCCTGA
- a CDS encoding EamA family transporter gives MSLNAFALIILAGLIHAGWNIVAKKAGGDARFAFFTAAVMMVLWAPLGAWLGWDVVPQWGLREWAFVAASGVLHVAYYVILLRGYRKADLTVVYPIARGSGPLLSSFVAIAFLGEHISALGLAGIAGVVGGVFLIAGGPALLRASHDPVARARVHKGILYGLLTGAFIASYTVVDGYAVKALLMSPILIDYMGNFVRVALLAPVVLRDVPTARQLWRAQWRFAVAVAAVSPVAYVLVLYAMQQAPMSHVAPAREVSMLFAALIGGHLLGEGDRVARVAGAVLIAAGVAALALG, from the coding sequence GTGTCCCTCAACGCCTTCGCCCTCATCATCCTCGCCGGCCTGATCCACGCGGGCTGGAACATCGTGGCCAAGAAGGCCGGGGGCGATGCACGCTTCGCCTTCTTCACCGCGGCCGTGATGATGGTCCTCTGGGCCCCGCTCGGCGCCTGGCTGGGCTGGGACGTGGTGCCGCAATGGGGCCTGCGCGAATGGGCCTTCGTGGCGGCGAGCGGCGTGCTGCACGTGGCGTACTACGTGATCCTGCTGCGCGGCTACCGCAAGGCCGACCTGACGGTGGTCTATCCGATCGCGCGCGGCTCGGGGCCGCTGCTGTCGTCCTTCGTGGCCATCGCGTTCCTGGGCGAACACATCAGCGCGCTGGGGCTGGCGGGCATCGCGGGCGTGGTGGGCGGCGTGTTCCTCATCGCGGGCGGGCCGGCGCTGCTGCGCGCCTCGCACGATCCGGTCGCGCGGGCGCGGGTGCACAAGGGCATCCTCTACGGGCTGCTCACGGGGGCGTTCATCGCCAGCTACACGGTCGTGGACGGCTATGCCGTCAAGGCGCTGCTCATGTCGCCCATCCTCATCGACTACATGGGCAACTTCGTGCGCGTGGCGCTGCTCGCGCCGGTCGTGCTGCGCGACGTGCCCACGGCTCGGCAGCTCTGGCGCGCGCAGTGGCGCTTCGCCGTGGCGGTGGCGGCGGTGAGCCCGGTGGCCTACGTGCTGGTGCTCTACGCGATGCAGCAGGCCCCGATGTCGCACGTGGCGCCCGCGCGCGAGGTGTCGATGCTGTTCGCCGCCCTCATCGGCGGGCACCTGCTCGGCGAAGGCGACCGCGTGGCCCGCGTGGCGGGGGCGGTGCTCATCGCGGCCGGCGTGGCGGCGCTCGCGCTGGGGTAG
- a CDS encoding BLUF domain-containing protein, producing the protein MLVRLLYASRAVDTSNAAIEAILAQSRQHNSACGITGVLCYGGGVFLQAIEGGRSAVSALYGHIQRDPRHKDVELLHFEEIDERRFSGWTMGQVNLGKINHSILLRYSEKPELDPYSVSGRVSFALLEELMATASIIGRA; encoded by the coding sequence ATGCTCGTACGCCTGCTCTACGCAAGCCGCGCGGTGGACACCTCCAACGCGGCCATCGAAGCCATCCTGGCCCAGTCGCGCCAGCACAACTCCGCCTGCGGCATCACCGGCGTGCTCTGCTATGGCGGCGGCGTGTTCCTGCAGGCCATCGAGGGCGGGCGCTCGGCCGTGAGCGCGCTCTACGGCCACATCCAGCGCGACCCGCGCCACAAGGATGTCGAGCTGCTGCACTTCGAAGAGATCGACGAGCGCCGCTTCAGCGGCTGGACCATGGGGCAGGTGAATCTCGGCAAGATCAACCACTCGATCCTGCTGCGCTATTCCGAGAAGCCCGAGCTGGATCCGTATTCGGTGTCGGGCCGGGTGTCGTTCGCGCTGCTGGAAGAGCTGATGGCCACGGCCTCGATCATCGGCCGGGCATAG
- the folE gene encoding GTP cyclohydrolase I, protein MFTHLADDPNSPPPPEGGAPVSVKIRERLLASRKRFHANDNISEFIEPGELERLLDEVEVKMQGVLDSLIIDTQGDHNTQDTARRVAKMYINEVFKGRYAKQPAITEFPNAEHLNELMIVGPITVRSACSHHFCPVIGKLWIGVLPNEHTNVIGLSKYARLVDWVMGRPQIQEEAVVQLADLIMEKTQPDGLAIVMEASHFCMSWRGVREMDSKMLNSVMRGVFLKDAALRREFLSLIPGRN, encoded by the coding sequence ATGTTCACACACCTCGCCGACGATCCGAACAGCCCCCCGCCCCCCGAAGGCGGCGCGCCCGTCTCGGTCAAGATCCGTGAGCGCCTGCTCGCGTCCCGCAAGCGGTTCCACGCCAACGACAACATCTCCGAATTCATCGAGCCCGGCGAGCTGGAGCGGCTGCTCGACGAGGTCGAGGTCAAGATGCAGGGCGTGCTCGACAGCCTCATCATCGACACGCAGGGCGACCACAACACGCAGGACACCGCCCGCCGCGTGGCCAAGATGTACATCAACGAGGTGTTCAAGGGCCGCTACGCGAAGCAGCCCGCCATCACCGAATTCCCCAACGCCGAGCACCTGAACGAGCTCATGATCGTGGGCCCGATCACCGTGCGCAGCGCCTGCAGCCACCACTTCTGCCCCGTGATCGGCAAGCTCTGGATCGGCGTGCTGCCCAACGAGCACACCAACGTGATCGGCCTCTCGAAGTACGCGCGCCTGGTCGACTGGGTGATGGGTCGCCCGCAGATCCAGGAAGAGGCCGTGGTGCAGCTGGCCGACCTCATCATGGAGAAGACCCAGCCCGACGGCCTGGCCATCGTGATGGAGGCGAGCCACTTCTGCATGTCCTGGCGTGGCGTGCGCGAGATGGACAGCAAAATGCTGAACTCGGTGATGCGCGGCGTCTTCCTGAAGGACGCGGCGCTGCGCCGGGAATTCCTCTCGCTCATTCCCGGAAGGAACTGA
- the clsB gene encoding cardiolipin synthase ClsB has protein sequence MPGRRAAAAPPLAGGHRLALLQGSAELFAALIADMDAALSDIQFETYIFDCTGSGADIAEALIRAARRGVRVHLVVDGVGTGRLCSPWPERFEEAGVRMQVYSPLGPLGLLFPKRWRRLHRKLCVVDGCVLYCGGINVLDDLHDPNHGVLEAPRFDFAVRAEGRLVEEAGEAMEQIWWRLQATRDARRHRLADLLRDLRAAAQARQAERLARGAGDAAGSSHTVPGTRAGLLLRDNLRNRSRIERAYRRAIGNARHEVIIANAYFLPGGKLRRALVMAARRGVRVRLLLQGRYEYFMQYHAARPVYGALLAAGVEIHEYAPSFLHAKVAVIDAHGEHPWATVGSSNLDPLSMLLAREANVVVEDAAFAADLRARLVDAMEHAGRVLDPRAYGARPWGQRLRDRVAFALMRMALWVTGNRY, from the coding sequence CTGCCCGGGCGACGCGCTGCGGCGGCACCGCCGCTCGCCGGCGGGCACCGCCTGGCGCTGCTGCAGGGCTCGGCCGAACTGTTCGCCGCGCTGATCGCCGACATGGATGCCGCCCTCTCGGACATCCAGTTCGAGACCTACATCTTCGACTGCACCGGCTCCGGTGCCGACATCGCCGAGGCGCTGATCCGCGCGGCCCGGCGCGGCGTGCGGGTGCACCTGGTCGTGGACGGCGTGGGCACCGGCCGCCTGTGCTCGCCCTGGCCCGAGCGGTTCGAGGAAGCCGGCGTGCGCATGCAGGTGTATTCGCCGCTGGGGCCGCTCGGCCTGCTGTTCCCGAAGCGGTGGCGGCGGCTGCACCGCAAGCTCTGCGTGGTGGACGGCTGCGTGCTGTATTGCGGCGGCATCAACGTGCTGGACGACCTGCACGACCCCAACCACGGCGTGCTGGAGGCGCCGCGCTTCGACTTCGCCGTGCGGGCCGAGGGCCGCCTCGTGGAGGAGGCCGGCGAGGCCATGGAGCAGATCTGGTGGCGCCTGCAGGCCACGCGCGACGCGCGCCGCCACCGCCTCGCAGACCTGCTGCGCGATCTGCGCGCCGCCGCCCAGGCACGGCAGGCCGAGCGCCTGGCGCGCGGCGCGGGCGATGCGGCCGGCAGCAGCCACACGGTGCCCGGCACGCGTGCGGGGCTGCTGCTGCGCGACAACCTGCGCAACCGCAGCCGCATCGAGCGCGCCTACCGCCGCGCCATCGGCAACGCCCGCCACGAGGTGATCATCGCCAACGCGTATTTCCTGCCCGGCGGCAAGCTGCGGCGCGCGCTGGTCATGGCCGCGCGGCGCGGCGTGCGCGTGCGGCTGCTGCTGCAGGGGCGCTACGAATACTTCATGCAGTACCACGCGGCGCGGCCCGTCTACGGCGCGCTGCTGGCCGCGGGCGTGGAGATCCACGAATACGCGCCCAGCTTCCTGCACGCCAAGGTGGCGGTGATCGACGCGCACGGCGAGCACCCGTGGGCCACGGTGGGCTCGTCCAACCTCGACCCGCTCTCGATGCTGCTGGCGCGCGAGGCCAACGTGGTGGTGGAGGATGCCGCCTTCGCCGCCGACCTGCGGGCGCGGCTGGTCGATGCGATGGAGCACGCCGGCCGCGTGCTGGACCCCCGGGCCTACGGTGCGCGCCCCTGGGGCCAGCGGCTGCGCGACCGCGTCGCCTTCGCCCTCATGCGCATGGCGCTCTGGGTCACCGGCAACCGCTACTGA
- a CDS encoding endonuclease/exonuclease/phosphatase family protein: MEPSDGSGDGGILRVATYNIHKGVQGLGPARRLEIHNLGHAVEQLDADIVCLQEVRKLHHRGAQHFARWPEMPQADFLAPEGYAAVYRTNAVTRQGEHGNALLTRWPVIGHQHEDISDHRFEQRGLLHVEIDVQDRRVHAIVVHLGLIAGSRVRQVAQLQRFIAREVPPGAPLVVAGDFNDWGQQIKRALAAFGLREYDEAPRAFTYPARLPMVQLDHVYVRGMEPVGLHVPRGRIWWRMSDHLPLIAEFRL, translated from the coding sequence ATGGAACCATCGGACGGCTCGGGCGACGGCGGCATTCTGCGGGTCGCCACGTACAACATCCACAAGGGCGTGCAGGGCCTGGGGCCGGCGCGCCGGCTGGAGATCCACAACCTCGGCCATGCGGTCGAGCAGCTCGATGCCGACATCGTCTGCCTGCAGGAAGTGCGCAAGCTGCACCACCGTGGTGCGCAGCACTTCGCGCGCTGGCCCGAGATGCCGCAGGCGGACTTCCTCGCGCCCGAGGGTTACGCGGCGGTCTACCGCACCAACGCCGTCACGCGCCAGGGCGAGCACGGCAACGCGCTGCTCACGCGCTGGCCCGTGATCGGCCACCAGCACGAGGACATCTCCGACCACCGGTTCGAGCAGCGCGGCCTGCTGCACGTCGAGATCGATGTGCAGGACCGGCGCGTGCATGCGATCGTGGTGCACCTGGGGCTGATCGCCGGCAGCCGCGTGCGGCAGGTGGCGCAACTGCAGCGCTTCATCGCGCGCGAGGTGCCGCCCGGCGCCCCGCTGGTGGTGGCGGGCGATTTCAACGACTGGGGCCAGCAGATCAAGCGCGCGCTGGCGGCCTTCGGCCTGCGCGAATACGACGAGGCCCCGCGCGCCTTCACCTACCCGGCCCGGCTGCCCATGGTCCAGCTCGACCACGTGTACGTGCGCGGCATGGAGCCCGTGGGGCTGCACGTGCCGCGCGGGCGCATCTGGTGGCGCATGTCCGACCACCTGCCGTTGATCGCCGAGTTCCGGCTGTGA